The following proteins come from a genomic window of Nostoc sp. TCL26-01:
- a CDS encoding TldD/PmbA family protein → MLTNTLLLSNQLPNLQYSSTSERFDETWEAPLATLLGLGRAAGADFIEFFLERRNYISSLAEDDTITSISPSLATGAGVRVFRGKADCYVSTNDLSFSGLQAALEKGLSILGLQLPAPRAFIPEINLELLRDYATKRGKDGWLPLCSSIREMGEILLDGTAYLKQKAHHVQSRRASYFRDWQEVLVAASDGTFARDIRLTQSVGFNLLCADGANRASIGERGGNTSDANFLRTWDYQQAAENIAESAGKMLYADYVESGTYPIIMANHFGGVIFHEACGHLLETTQIERNTTPFADKKGEKIAHESLTAWDEGRADNAFGTIDMDDEGMPAQRTLLIEKGVLKNFLADRTGSVRTGHPRTGSGRRQNYTFAAASRMRNTYIDSGDYKIDDLFASVDKGIYCKKMGGGSVGATGQFNFSVDEAYLIEHGKITKPLKGATLIGEAKEIMNKISMCSQDLELAPGFCGSVSGSIYTTVGQPHIKVDSITVGGR, encoded by the coding sequence ATGCTTACAAATACCTTACTTCTTTCAAATCAACTCCCTAATTTACAATACTCATCCACATCAGAGCGATTCGATGAAACTTGGGAAGCCCCCTTGGCGACTCTCCTGGGTTTAGGACGTGCGGCTGGTGCTGATTTTATTGAATTTTTTCTAGAGCGACGTAACTACATTAGTAGCCTGGCAGAAGACGATACCATCACCAGTATTTCCCCAAGTTTAGCCACAGGTGCAGGAGTCAGAGTATTTCGTGGCAAAGCCGACTGCTATGTCAGCACCAATGATTTATCCTTCTCTGGTTTGCAAGCTGCTTTAGAAAAAGGTCTATCGATTCTGGGCTTACAATTACCAGCACCTCGCGCTTTTATCCCAGAAATTAACTTGGAACTGCTCAGAGATTATGCTACCAAACGTGGTAAAGATGGATGGTTACCTCTGTGTAGTTCTATCCGCGAAATGGGAGAGATTCTCCTTGATGGCACTGCCTACCTCAAACAAAAAGCTCATCATGTGCAATCCCGTCGGGCTAGCTATTTCCGCGATTGGCAAGAAGTCTTAGTCGCTGCTAGTGATGGCACTTTCGCCCGTGATATTCGCCTAACGCAATCAGTCGGATTTAACTTGCTGTGTGCTGATGGGGCTAATCGTGCTTCCATTGGTGAACGTGGTGGTAATACCAGTGATGCTAACTTCCTGAGAACTTGGGATTATCAACAAGCTGCCGAAAATATTGCCGAATCTGCGGGCAAAATGCTCTATGCAGACTACGTAGAATCAGGGACTTACCCCATCATCATGGCAAATCACTTTGGTGGTGTAATTTTCCACGAAGCCTGTGGACACTTGCTAGAAACCACACAAATCGAACGTAACACGACTCCCTTTGCTGACAAAAAAGGCGAAAAAATCGCGCACGAGAGTTTAACAGCCTGGGATGAAGGACGTGCTGATAATGCCTTCGGAACCATTGACATGGATGATGAGGGTATGCCAGCTCAAAGAACCTTATTAATTGAAAAAGGTGTGTTGAAAAATTTCTTAGCAGATAGAACAGGTTCTGTACGCACTGGACACCCCAGAACGGGTAGTGGTCGTCGTCAGAATTATACCTTCGCTGCGGCTAGCCGGATGCGTAATACTTACATCGACTCCGGTGACTATAAGATTGACGATTTATTCGCCTCTGTAGATAAAGGTATCTACTGTAAAAAAATGGGTGGCGGTAGTGTAGGCGCGACTGGTCAATTTAACTTTAGTGTGGATGAAGCCTATTTAATTGAACATGGCAAAATTACCAAGCCATTAAAAGGTGCTACCCTCATCGGCGAAGCCAAGGAAATCATGAACAAAATTTCCATGTGTTCCCAAGATTTGGAACTTGCACCTGGTTTCTGTGGTTCTGTCAGTGGTAGCATCTACACCACCGTAGGCCAACCCCACATCAAAGTTGATTCCATTACCGTCGGGGGACGTTAA
- a CDS encoding TldD/PmbA family protein, whose protein sequence is MPNINEIANYAKDNAEKLGIKKFDIYGSTVDETSVQVDQGEPKQVKASNRSGVTVRVWNEDNTIGVTSTTDVDPKGLELALKTAYEASFFGVKENVPDFSPEATVAIAHPLNETAPQAPVAELIDKLLLAEKELLAAHPAIKGVPYNGLSQRDIDRFYLNSQGALRTDSVSLSSVYLYSKTEEEGKKPRSAGAYRINRSLENLDINGCIQETAAKTISHLNYEKIKTGKYQVVFSPEAFLSLLGAFSNLFNAQSILDKQSLSTPDDLGKQLASPLLSVYDDALHPANIGAESFDGEGTPTRQVPLIENGILTGFLHSAGTAKRLNAHPTGNANIGAKVSVSPNFYHVFAASNSGQDLSLATVENVILIDDLHALHAGVKSLQGSFSLPFDGWLINKGEKTSIESATVAGDFLELLKSIIHVEPEVELTPGGVAPRIWVEGLSITGE, encoded by the coding sequence ATGCCGAATATTAATGAGATTGCCAATTACGCCAAGGATAACGCCGAGAAACTTGGCATCAAAAAATTTGACATCTATGGTTCAACGGTAGATGAAACCAGTGTGCAAGTTGACCAAGGTGAGCCGAAACAAGTCAAAGCCTCGAATCGTTCTGGTGTCACAGTGCGGGTGTGGAATGAAGATAACACCATTGGCGTGACTAGTACCACAGATGTAGATCCCAAAGGCTTAGAACTAGCACTGAAGACTGCTTACGAAGCGAGTTTTTTTGGTGTAAAAGAGAATGTACCTGATTTTAGCCCAGAAGCAACTGTAGCGATCGCTCATCCACTAAACGAAACAGCACCCCAAGCACCTGTAGCTGAACTCATAGACAAACTACTCCTGGCAGAAAAAGAACTGCTAGCAGCTCATCCAGCCATCAAAGGTGTACCCTATAATGGCTTGTCGCAACGAGACATCGATAGATTCTATCTCAACAGTCAAGGCGCTTTGAGAACTGATTCTGTTTCTTTGTCCTCAGTCTACCTTTACAGCAAAACTGAAGAAGAAGGCAAAAAACCTCGCAGTGCAGGTGCTTACAGAATTAACCGAAGTTTAGAAAATCTAGACATCAACGGATGTATTCAAGAAACTGCCGCAAAAACTATCAGTCATCTCAACTACGAAAAAATTAAAACTGGTAAGTATCAAGTTGTTTTCTCACCTGAAGCTTTCTTAAGTCTTTTAGGAGCATTTTCTAATTTATTCAATGCTCAAAGTATTCTTGATAAACAAAGTTTATCCACACCTGATGATTTAGGCAAACAACTTGCTTCACCTCTACTTTCAGTTTATGATGACGCTCTCCACCCAGCTAACATCGGCGCAGAAAGTTTTGATGGTGAGGGTACACCTACTCGGCAAGTTCCATTAATCGAAAATGGCATTCTAACAGGCTTTCTCCATAGTGCGGGAACTGCCAAAAGGTTGAATGCTCACCCGACAGGTAATGCCAATATTGGGGCAAAAGTCAGCGTTAGTCCCAACTTTTATCATGTATTTGCCGCTAGCAACTCTGGGCAAGATTTAAGTTTAGCAACGGTAGAAAATGTCATCTTAATTGATGATTTACACGCTCTCCACGCTGGAGTGAAATCTTTACAAGGCTCATTTTCTCTCCCGTTTGATGGTTGGCTAATCAATAAAGGTGAAAAGACCAGCATCGAATCAGCAACCGTTGCTGGCGATTTCTTAGAACTCTTAAAGTCAATTATCCACGTAGAACCAGAAGTGGAACTAACCCCAGGTGGTGTTGCACCGAGAATTTGGGTAGAAGGATTATCAATTACTGGGGAGTAG